The following nucleotide sequence is from Aedes aegypti strain LVP_AGWG chromosome 3, AaegL5.0 Primary Assembly, whole genome shotgun sequence.
aagtacatttaatatgCAAGATATAAAAACAGTTTGATCACATGGTCAAAAGGCATATTTCCGAGAACAGGtctaatttgataatgaaagtcggttcctcgtggtgtcgtgttacgctggaatgtgtcaATACGTTCCTTGAACAAGTTCGCCATCAAAAAACTTTATCAAACTTAGGTACCATTTATTTTAAAGCAGTTTATTTTATTCAatctattatttgatttttgccaaaaatttGTCGGTTCTACCGGTACCaaaacgaataaataaaatttaggAATATTGATCGTTATTATCATTCTGATGAGTGTCACATAATTCTGGCGATAGAATGTTAGAAATAACTTAGATGGACACCTTtttttaaccctttctttcccacagctttgttcgaCAATTTAACTGTCGAAATGGCGTTACTAAAAAAAGTGCAAAATCAACAATTATGCAAAATCActttaaaattttttgattgtttttcaaaagttagttgattgtttttcaattgtttGATGTTTGATGAGACAAATGAGCGCATACATTTATTCCAATCATTATTGAGCTAATAGTACCAATTCGGTTTAGCTAGCGTTCGACGAAAatcggtggatcacctgtgctaccatgggaaagagagggttaaggctaagtagcccgtcattcgttttggcaacaatgatgacttttcagcttgcatttcaaagtggtaaaattcagtcttgatagtttatattgacttgaaaatgtatcactgtacgcgctaacatgcataaagtatgctgatactttttcagttgagtcagtgcaaaacctactgaatttctttgattcgaaatcgtgaaatGAAtttgcaacaatcatcaacgacgcgtacaaatttcaatgacggcctacttcgccttaagataATCCGACATTTATTTGTCgaattttgatagaaaattgAACATTAGCAATATTAAATATCtacattttatttatatagaaatatacTTTATTTTCGAAGATGCGTGCGAATATATTGATATACAGATATACATCGGTAACACGTTACATACATCCAACATCTTCAAAGCCCGTATATGTAGTATAATACTGAAGTACGTGGTATCGATGCAAGCCTGTGCTAACATCAGTTTACAACTAATATAACATTTATTGTGCTTTTTCTTTAATGTGACATCATGCACTGGTATGGTCCTCGATGAGAATGCTTTTCATAATACTATTCAACAGTGGATTATTTACTTCTTCAAGGCTTTATAAAGCAAGACCAATCCAAGCCCGAGAGCTAACGCTGATCCTGCAATGATTGCCGTTTGCTGCCAGCTGAAATGATAGTAGAGGGGGTTGAGAAAATGAAGCTTATTCCTAATTGAGCTGGTGTCTTATCAAGTCTAAAAATGTAACATCATGCAGCGCATGTTGATAAGCTGACATTCAACTATTACTCAACTATTTTGCAAGACAACGTTCAAGTGTATTGAGTGATCGGATGATTCAAACGGAAAACAGAAATTGCTTGATAGTAAAGTGTATAATAGTAAACTTTTATTATCTCGGATAGAATGTTTTAAACATAGCACCACAGGTAGTTTGAATAAAGTTACTTTAAGATAGTTAAGCAGAATGCCTTAGCTATTGTATTCGATACAAGTATTAATAACAGCAACTAATGCGTTAAATCCTATCCAAAAAGCTTAGCCTTCAAGGCTCCAAACCAGGATCCGGATGACGAGGACGGAGAATCGGAACTAAATTGgaaaggggaaaacaaaaatgttaactAAACAAAAAGCTACAAATGTACTAGTACTACTACTGATAAACACATGCGGCGTGCGCACAAAGAGCAGATGAGACGCCAATTGATTTTTCAGTGATTAGTAGAAAAAGGGGAAATACTTACTCTTGTTTCGAAACATTCTTTTTCCGCTCGGCTTCAATGATCTCTCCCACGACGAATTGCTTCATTTGTGCTCTGTAAGTAGGAAAAGAAAATTGTTATGCGATCAAAGCGGCAATACTGGTACTCCTGGAAACAATCTTTATCTGGTATGTGaatgtttggatttttttttttttttaacttttgagGAATCCTGTAGAACTACAGGGAAAAATGTggaaaataattctggggaaaAATTCCAAtgtattttggattttttccaaatgATTTATGTGGAAATACTTGGTTAGGTAGATATTTCATATCAGAATTCTTTGTAAAGTGACAGGACTGGTAGCAGAcatacttttgttttcaatgcaAGTTTCTATTTTCAATGAAAGATCTCTAAAGCCgctacagtcaactttcgttcgttgcactaaacctgtagcccacctagtgaaagactttcactaatcgagctgaaattttagctgtcaaaatattgaatGCAATGGAAATTCAGGgataccaacattgataaatcgAGTTTCATGTCAAAAAGTGACGTTTGTGTTTTAAGTGGACTATTATagctataataattattataactaTAATAGCCCACCTAACGGGAGCTCAATTAATACGAAGCCCacctaaagatagtgcaacgaacgaagtTCGACTGTATTTAGGCAAAACGATGTcactttcttcaatttttcgatATAATTTGCCTCTGAAATTTGGTTGGCCAAAATTGGCATGGATTGAAATAAAATAGCTGAATCGATCGGTAGTGGTTCCATTAGCAAGAATCAAATAATGGTCTCGAAATAAACCTGAGTTGGGAATGGTAAATAATTATCAAGGAATATATCTAGAAAGAGCTACATTTTTGCTGATGGAGCTTCGCATACAATTCCTCAATGTTCTGCTGCAAGAAAACCTCCAGGAACTACTAAAGGATCTTAGCGAAATTCTCAAAGGATTTCATGAgaacttataaaaaaaacttgaaattaaTAAAGACGGAACTTCCGAAAAAATCGTGAGAGATCACTTGCACAGAATCCTGGTATAAACTCAAAAGGATTCAAAGCACGAGTTCACAGATCCCACGGACAAACACTTCAGGAATGATTTTagtgattcttccaaagattccttcaaacaATAAGCTCAGGGACATACCTAGGGATTCCAACACTGATACCTCTAGgtattgtttcaaaaattctcccaggaattctCTTACGATttgctctagaaattcctccagaaatgatTCCATAGATTTATCCATATTTCCTAAAGATTTCTATAAGAACTCTTCCGGATAATCCtacatttttttggaaaaaatcccataaataaaacttggaaaaaaataagaacactttttctgaaagaatcactgtagaaattcttgaaagaattgttGGAGTAAATTATGGAAATGTCGTAGGACAAATTACAGGGTTTTGAAGAAGTTCTGAAtgtaaatcttgacgaaaatgCTAGAAAAATTGACGGAAAGATCACTGGAGAAACTCTTCGAAGACCTTCAAATGCATTGCCTTGAGAAATACAAGAAATCTTTGGgataatttctggagatattctAGGTTATAATGAGTAATTCAatggaaaaatcattgaatgTATATGGAAATCAGACgacttttttgagaaattttaggaATAATCTTTGCAGTAAACTGAAGTATCCTAAGTAAATCCGCAAAATATTTactgaatgattttttgaagtaattttgggcaactgcctCAATGTATTTATAGAGTAATGCCTGGCGTAATTTCACGAATCCCACAAACACTCGAAGAAGTGCCTTATTAACAAAATGTCTAGTTGCATTCTTgaggaatcttaaaaaaaacttataatatCACTCTCTCAAGATTCTCTGGTTCCTGACTCATCtagttttgacgttaactacgagACCTTTCACTAGCCTTGCAGGTACAATGATAGATAGCCCCCAGATATCCAACCCTAATGAAGCGAGGCTTTGGCTTGATAGCCGCGAACAAAGCCAAGGAAGACCTATTTAGATTTCCTTAGCTTATCTGTTCCGGAAAGTGAATGGGGTTGAAATATAATTAAACGATATGGTGCTGactcttcaataaagaatttttcaatgtttacgttttgcaggaaggcccttttcaaatcttTCGTTAGATGCTTGCAAAGAGAAATCAACCAGAAAACAGGACATTCATGAGTTTTCATGagaatttttcagacatttctcTACAGATATTAATTTCTGATTACTTGACTCTTATTGCTCGTCACACTACaagtgattttttcagaaatatcatcaGAAACATATCCAGGTATTGTTATTATATTTTCTCggaattatttcaacaaaatagaTGTTTGTCAATTGTTACTATTGAAACAATTATTGTAACAAAGTATTTTAGTATTTTGGGGTTTGTCTCAAGTTTGTGGAATATCGAGCTCTGTAGCTACCATGAGAATCGGAGGACTAACGAATGTCTTAAAAACTCAGTATTGAAAGTAAGCAATCTTGGAGAAAtaactagaagaattccttaagtTTATCCCcgaggaatctgaaaagaaagTTACGGAGATTAATCGCGTAAATATATCTGACTATTTCCCTGGATCTTCTAGAATAAAAAACAGGATTCAATACAAGGAGAAAGAGGAAAATAGTCAGTTTTGAGACCATTTTGATTAGATAGTCTTTAGAGACCTTCTAGTAAAAACTTAGCCTTTTAGAGACTTATATTACCACCCATGCAGATACAAAGATAGACAGTCCCAGACATCGAACCCCAATAAAGTCACCTTCAAGCGAGACTTTGGCTCGATAGATGCAAACAAAGCCAAGGAAGACCCATTTAGGTTCCTTATCAATTCTGATTTAATCTACCCAATAAAACAAGCTTACTTTGCATCGGTACTGTGGCCAACATCGTTGAACTCGTTGGTGGCATCCTTTCCAGCCATCTCAATCAGAACTTCCTCCCCTCCGGGATGCTGTGGGTGATAAAGAGAAGATTTCAATGAGAAATACATATTGACCTTCACGATCATAATGGATAGATAAAAGTTAATGGTCATCAGTGCGATTGATAGCAGTTTGACCACTTACCTCGTTTTGGAATTTGGTGACGTCGTAGACTTTGTCGTCGATGACCATCCACAGGTCTGCGGGGGTGTTGTGCTTTGCCACTTCGGCGTACGAGTATTGCTTCAATGCAGCCATTTCCGGAGATTCTGGATCTAAACTTGTTGCGTGCACTAAAACGAATTTGCGTTAAATCGTGCACGAAATGGCAGTCACAACGATGGAAGTTTGATGTAGAGTTTAGTCTATCCGGAAGAAGACCACACACCTGTTGCGAGCGCTGAATAATCGAAACTGAAAAATGAAAGCGAGTAGCAGTTGTGACAGTGACGGTGCGGGAACCTCGCGGATGACGTTTAGAAAGCAAGTTAAGCGATAAACGATAAGAGTGACGGGGACGGGAAGCAAAatatgggcgtagccagagaaGCGCAGGAGGGTGGCGTGGCCCGAATAAAAACGTACCATTCATTGAAtggtattggatacaatacagcgtattgtaattgaatatcGAAGTAACATTGTGGTAAcattagggctcattcatttatttcataacgctgaaattggcctttttggacacccacccacccccttataacgctttttgtatgaatattattcaatttttgtatgtgCCGTAACATCGTTgggacacctacccaccccctctagcgttatgaaatttgtggatACAATTAAAAATCCGACTGACAGAAGTGAATAAAACAAGTTCAGAGACCAAgaaatttgagtgaaaaatgtttaaaatagaccatttccgtcagatctaacccccagtttttgtattttttttttcgaaagacaatcatttttaatgaatattaacgctctcagattttgtttatatgcattcctgattttcttacaaatttttgaaaacatggatactcaccacattttgaaaaataattcgagatgcggcacagtttgttcaaccctatgggtatcagcgtggtgattatgcaacaatttttcgattccacccctgcattgggatgcttgtttacatttgcaaacgtcaaatcaggtgcgcgctcaaactgaccgtgattCCGGTCAGGGCGCCCCTAACAGGAGCGCCACCGAAActactcaaacaaacgtttttaaaccaggttggaactggcgtaACCCGCTCTGATCACAGTtccaactccaacccgattcaagtcttcctttaggaaaatatattttcctccacagattcaaaattcaaaaccatcccctaacaacaaatctctcaCCCACCCAGCAGTTACGGTACCGCTAGttctattcgtgatcaaacgtcaacatcccaccgcaaaatcgctagtgtttggaggtgattttaacctccaaattgcgaaatcatcacctccaagttagttgtAATACCCaccgttatatgaattatggtggcgcgtcgatcgtcgcaagtttctcgttaaacagtcaattagaaggctattttttactattcatgccTACAAATGCCTTAATCTGTCTGTTGGCTGTTGATCCGGAAAATTTCCGCcttgaggcagcaacagccgcgcaaggaaattttgagcggctgttgctgcctctaggcgggaatcttccggcaTATTCAATCCCTTCAATCCTCCTCGGTACAAAGCAGAGAGTTCAGGCATCTGTCGACTACAATCCCtgcgttacagaaccgtg
It contains:
- the LOC110678485 gene encoding cytochrome b5-like isoform X1, producing MAALKQYSYAEVAKHNTPADLWMVIDDKVYDVTKFQNEHPGGEEVLIEMAGKDATNEFNDVGHSTDAKAQMKQFVVGEIIEAERKKNVSKQDWQQTAIIAGSALALGLGLVLLYKALKK
- the LOC110678485 gene encoding cytochrome b5-like isoform X2 encodes the protein MAALKQYSYAEVAKHNTPADLWMVIDDKVYDVTKFQNEHPGGEEVLIEMAGKDATNEFNDVGHSTDAKAQMKQFVVGEIIEAERKKNVSKQDSDSPSSSSGSWFGALKAKLFG